TTGTAGGTCCAGAATGCGGAAATCAGGGCGGTGGGATTCAACTCGGCTAGCCAGGGCGACGCACTGGCGGCCAGTGCCCCAAGCCAAAGCAGGACCGCCGCCAATGGGAGTTTGCCGGGAAGTCTGGGTGCGCGCGTGGTGAGCCGGGTTTCAGCGTACATTGTCAGTACCTCCCTGGAGGAGCGCGTCCGTCAGGTCCATCGCCAGGCGCTTGACCGGGAACACCCCGCCAAATGGCCAGACCGCGTCTATCTGATAAACCTCGTCGCGCCGCACCGCGGGCAGGTAGGTCCAGAACGGGCTGTGCGCCAGATGGTCGGAAAGCTCTGGTCGGGTTGGCTCAATGACCACAACGCGGCTGTCCGGGTAGGCGGCGATGGCTTCAAGGCCAACCACGGAAAAGCCCCAGTAGTTGCCGTTGTGTGGCCAGGCATTGGTCAACCCCAGCTCGTTAAGCGTGGTTTGATACAGACCATTGGGGGCATAAATTCGAACGTGCCGGTCGTCGAGGAAATTCACCAGGGCAACCGGCTGATCGGTAACGCCATGCTGCCTGAGGCGCTCACGCTGTGCGGCAAGGGTGTTGTCGATATCCGTCAGGATGGCGTGGGCGCGTTCCTCCACGTCGAGAATGTCACCCAGGGTCAGCAACATCTCCCGCGCTTTCTCGAACGGCCTGGACCCCTGGGTGTACACGCTGATCACGTAGGTTGGGGCGATGCGCTCCAACAGATCGGTGGCTGGTGCCATTTCGGAACTGGTGACAATGAGATCCGGCTTCAGCTCGGCAATGGCCTCGAGGCTGGGGGCGACTCGGGCGCCGATATCGGGGACCGACTCCGGTAATTCAGGCTCCTGGACCCAGACGGAATAGCCGGCCTTGTCCGCCACGCCGACCGGCGTTACGCCCAAAAGAAGCAGGGTTTCGGTCGCGGCCCAGTTCAGGGCGACAACGCGTTTGGGAGCTTCGCTCAGGGTGAGGGTGCCCTGTTCGTGCTGCCAGGTTTTTGCGGCCGTCACGGTGGCGGAAAAACACAGCCATAGGACGATGATGATTCGGGTCAGGCGATCAATGGACATAGGACACCCACTGGCCGGGCGCGCGTTCCATCACCCCCATTGGCACCCCGTAAATGGTTTCCAGTATGCCGCTGGTCATGACGTCCTGCGGTGTCCCGTCGGCGATCAACTGGCCGCCGCGCAAAGCGACGAGGCGGTCGCAGAACCGGGCGGCCAGATCGACATCGTGCAGCACCACAATCACGGTCAGGTCTCTTTCCTCGGCGAGGCGATGTACCAGCCGCAGGGTTTCCACCTGATGCTTCACGTCCAGCGCCGAAATGGGCTCGTCGAGTAACAGGCAGCGGGTTTTCTGGGCCAGCAGCATGGCGATCCAGGCACGTTGACGCTCGCCGCCGGACAGGGTGTCCACTGAGCGGTGCCGGAAACGGTTCAGGCCGGTGTCCTCAATGGCCCGGTCAATCAATTGGTCGTCTTCGGCGGTGTAACGCCCCAGTGGCCCGCGCCAGGGGTAACGGCCCAATGCGACCAGTTCACGGACGGTCAGGCCATCGGTTCCAGGCGGATGCTGGGGCAGGTAGCCGACGGTACGGGCAAACTCCCGGGCGCCGGTATCGCGGAACGAATGCCCTAACAGGCTGGCCTCGCCCGTGGACGGCGTCAGCTGCCGGGCCAGGATTTTCAGCAGGGTGGATTTGCCGGAGCCGTTATGGCCGAGGAGGGCAGTGACTTCTCCCTCCTGAAAGCCAATGTTGAGGTTATTGACGATGGTGGTGTCGCCGATGCGGACACCCAGGTTGGTTACTACGAAAAAGGCAGACATGCAGGCTCCCGGCTATCTGAAGGCCTGCAGGATAATCTAAATGCGAATTACTATCAATAATGATTGTGGCCGGCCCAGGCGCTCAGGCCTGGCCGGTCTGCACCCGCCACTGGGCGTTGTAGGCACCCTGTTGGTCGAGGAGTTGCTGGTGGGTTCCGGCTTCCACCACCTTGCCTGCCTCCACAACGGCAATGGTATCGGCGTCGACAATGGTGGAGAGGCGGTGGGCAATCATGATCACCGTTCGGTTGTGGCCAATGCGCTTGAGGGAACGCTGTATCGCCGCTTCCGTTTCATTATCCACGGCGCTGGTGGCCTCATCGAGGACCAGAATCGGCGGGTCTTTCAGCAATGCACGAGCCAGGGAAAGGCGCTGGCGTTGCCCCCCGGAAAGGCGGACACCGCGCTCGCCTACCGGCGTTGCCAGCCCCTCGGGCAGGGCCTCAATGAAGGACCAGGCCTCGGCGGTTTTCGCGGCTTCGATGATGTCTTCTTCGGAAGCGTCTGGCTTGCCATAGGCGAGGTTGTCCCGAATGCTGCCTTCAAACAGGTAGGCGTCCTGGCTTACCAG
This region of Marinobacter arenosus genomic DNA includes:
- a CDS encoding ABC transporter substrate-binding protein → MSIDRLTRIIIVLWLCFSATVTAAKTWQHEQGTLTLSEAPKRVVALNWAATETLLLLGVTPVGVADKAGYSVWVQEPELPESVPDIGARVAPSLEAIAELKPDLIVTSSEMAPATDLLERIAPTYVISVYTQGSRPFEKAREMLLTLGDILDVEERAHAILTDIDNTLAAQRERLRQHGVTDQPVALVNFLDDRHVRIYAPNGLYQTTLNELGLTNAWPHNGNYWGFSVVGLEAIAAYPDSRVVVIEPTRPELSDHLAHSPFWTYLPAVRRDEVYQIDAVWPFGGVFPVKRLAMDLTDALLQGGTDNVR
- a CDS encoding ABC transporter ATP-binding protein yields the protein MSAFFVVTNLGVRIGDTTIVNNLNIGFQEGEVTALLGHNGSGKSTLLKILARQLTPSTGEASLLGHSFRDTGAREFARTVGYLPQHPPGTDGLTVRELVALGRYPWRGPLGRYTAEDDQLIDRAIEDTGLNRFRHRSVDTLSGGERQRAWIAMLLAQKTRCLLLDEPISALDVKHQVETLRLVHRLAEERDLTVIVVLHDVDLAARFCDRLVALRGGQLIADGTPQDVMTSGILETIYGVPMGVMERAPGQWVSYVH